ATCTGCAGGCCTTGTTATTTTTTTCATGTTGATGAGTAAATATTGTTTTAGTCATTCTGATAAGAATCTCAACTTTCTTTCGAGCAATCAGGTGCATATAGTGATTCTCGAGGACTTCCTGGAATTAGGAAAGAATTTGCAGAGTTCATTGAAAAATCTATGCATGAGTTGgacttttttatttcttcttctaactcttgaCATTTTGTATGGCCGATAAGTCATTTGCAAGGGATGTTCAATCAAATTATCAGATTATTAGAAGCAGGTATCGAGCCAGTGTAAGTCCATTTGCATGTCTAAATATCATTTTGTTTATCATTCAGCcaccatattttattatcatcTTTTTTATGCCAGATATGTATTTGACGGTCAACCTCCAGAGTTGAAGAAACAAGAACTTGCCAAAAGGCTAGTCTTTACAGTTTTGCCATTGTCCCCCTCCttttttttgttgcaagataatgataatctttaagcttattttattctttagataTTTAAAGAGGAAAGATGCAACTAACGATCTGAATATAACAATTGAGGTCATTGCTTGTGCATAACAAGTACCTTTATTGGGACTCCTTAGTGTGCTAGAATTTCTTTTGCTGTCTtggttacatttgttgtttgcaGATTGGTGATTTGGAGGGAATTGAAAAGTACAGCAAAAGGACTGTCAAGGTAAACTTTGATATtgctattttattggaaattACCATGAGGATCTTATTGATTATGATGCAATCAACATAAAGTTAGCATGCTGATTATCTGTTTTCTTCATATGTAACATagagtttctttaaatatattttgaactttCAAATTACTTTCTTGAAGAATTTGATTCCAGTAGATGACTGTAGAGTTTTTTCACAGGTAACCAAGCAACATAATGAAGATTGTAAACGTCTCTTAAGACTACTGGGTGTGCCTAATATTGAGGTAAACTAGTCCACTTTCACTTATTGAATTCTTTATCTTTGCTACAAGAATTTGAACTAACAATGACACAATTTTACTTTCTCTTGCAAACATTTCCTAAAGTTGCATGCAATTGCTTAATATACAAGTATTGTATCTCTAGTTTTAGAAGCTAAACTCATCTTTCTGATCTAAAGGCACCCTGTGAAGCAGAAGCTCAATGCGTAGCTCTTTGCAAAAGTGACAAGGTAAAATGATGCAATGTAAcacattctattttatttttttaactttaatatcCTAAACGTATTTGTTTGTTATCAATCTCTAGGTGTTTGCAATTGCCTCAGAAAACATGGATACTTTAACTTTTGGGGTACCaaggtttctccatcatttaatAGATCCTAGTTCCAAAAAAATCTCTGTGATGGAATTTGACGTTTCAAAGGTATATTTATTCTGCTTATTGCTAATTGAATTACTATATTTattctcatccttattttttaggtTCTTGAAGAGCTAAGACTCACTATGGATCAGTTCATTGATTTGCGTATTCTCTCTGGATGTGATTATTGTGATAACATTAAAGGTAAACTTTCTTATGAGATATTGTACAGTCAACAAGTTTAACATACAAGGCTAGTACTCTACTGCTTACTGTTTACGAAATTTGATAACTAATGTTCATTCAAATCTCTAGTATGATAATGCTTGTGTGGTTGAATATGGTGTCAGTGCTACAACTGTTCCATGTCTATGTTACTTGGACTTGATATAGTTCAACATGAGTATGATCGCAATCTCTGACATGgctatttttacaaattgtacaTGTGTTCAATATGATTAGTGATTGTTCACTCTTAGTGTCACTGTTTGAGTGTCATTATCCAAGTATCTATATCCAACGCAGATTTGGGCAGTTATGTCATGCTTTGgaaatttccatttttttttaaatgtttggttgaaggaaaaaaaaactctatttctacatttgatgttccatGAAATAAATTATACACATACCTTTGCCCTTGAGTCACATGGAGTACATTAGTTGGAAGAGTTTCTCCATTTCTTCTAGCAGTGGCTAACAGTTCAGCAACATGTACAAATAGATACTCAAAGATTATGTTCAAGGGTAGTCATAAGTTTGAGTCAATGTAAAACTTGATGAAGTTGCAAAAAATCCACTTTAAACCAGTCATTAGTTGAAAACGTAAGAGGAGGAAAATTTTCAattgtctatttttttccctaactgGATAAAAGTAGTTTTTTAGTTGCTCTTATTCTTTGGTAATCATATTTATAGTAATTTTGACTATAACCACCTCAAACATGCAACTTCGAGTATAAAATGGCATGTTTCCTTGTATTGCTTATTTTCCAAGAATTCATGTTGTCATGTAGACTATAATCTGGAATTATGAAGTTTTATAAGTTTTGTTGAATTTTTCTTTTGCAGGTGGGgtaattcgtgaggcttgagtttttttgatgcaagaagtgagctttgttagtgTTGGAACCTCgaagtgttttgatgtgatcaaacaagttaagttaggtcctgcgttgtttaacccttgtgtctaagtgtgcaggaacttaggaacacaggaagtcgagcggaagacgcggctagcgagaaggacagcacgggagagagccgacgggctcggtgcgtccgagggacgaggtgtccgcggaagagtacaccggtggacgagaagaacgtgcgcggcgttcgagggacgagaaaccgggaaggaaggctgctcgaggagaaggccggaacttgggttcgggtgagccctattccggatggccgagatcacccaagctagtggagctggaacagaagacccggaccgagacgagctgaaccgaagcggagcgaccagacgaaaaaattcaaccagagttgacttttggggtccggggcgcccggaaccatccggggcgcccggaaccatccggggcgcccggacccctccggggcgcctggaaccatccggggcgcccggaatgaggtttttgaccagatcgagtcaaactcgatctgaacgttgggggataaagttttatccccccagggcgcccggaacccttccaggcgccccgaccaaggctataaatatagccttggtccagaagccaATCAATGAAttagaacgacgaacttgtaatcaacttctatgtgctttacttttcttcttgtacgttcaacgctgtaagaggctactccgcccagaggagaatcagatagtgcgcttacattccttggattagcaatcccctgattgtaaaccaagtaaaactctggtgtctgtttttctttacttagtctctgcctttttaattacaagttcttttaagttagttgaatatccgagaagggtttttggttttaatttgtagggcaattcacccctcccctcttgccggcctccaaagggaccaacaagtggtatcagagcaaggacgcttcaggaggactaaccgccgatcgaagcaacaaagatggccggaccaagcatcgttccaccaaaattcgaggggaacttcacagactggaagcgtcgtatggaggtatttctaaaaaccgagattgaaatttattttattatgaaatacggttttgtagctccaacaaatcagaacggtgaagaaaaagaagaaagcaattggacaaaaaaagagcagaatgagttcgtagcaaacagccgtgcggaacatcacctgctaagcgtattaccgcctcaggaagtaaaccgcatcggaagctactcatcagctaaagaactttggaagaagtttctagaactccacgaaggcacatccgaagcgaagctcgctagaagggacatcctccgaaacaaactaatgaacatccgcttggagaaaggtgagaaagtagccggtctacatgcaaaggtaaaagaactagttactggtctcgagaacctcggtgaaaaggtaacaaatcgggacgccttacgctacgcactcaacgcctttcccagaactccagagtggacgtcaatcatcgacgcctactacatctcaaaggacctggaggtaagtacattagaggaatgtttttctactcttgaattacacgaaactagatgtgcaagaacgacaaaggatacaacccagactatagcgctgaacacaactcagaaggatgaactcgagtcagactccgaagacgatcaagaagcgcacatggtaagaaattttaaaaaattctttaggtctaataaatttaaaatgcagaataaaaagaatcaaaaaggaggaagaaaggtgcgatgctaccagtgtcagaaggagggacacataagagaagactgcccagaactcaaaaaggacaaaaggaagtctcccaagaaacacaacctaaaagcaacttgggatgacacttcttcatctgaatcagaagctcaagaatacgtttggatagcactgatggcaagctacgatggacaaagtatatcagaatcgagcaacgatgaagagggagcgacctcggatgaaggcagcgaagcagggggagattcaggctttaagtctgacatggtaagtgaggtatgcctcttaccccctgatcaactttactctggcattaaggcaatgactaaatccatgtataaattagaaaaagaaaatgccaaattaaaaaatgaaattttggaaacaaaaggaattttagcaaaatcatgtctaatagaggattttgataaattgaaaattcacaatgaaaaactaaaagaagaaatagaaagattgaaaaaaatataaaagttcaaatatttctacttttagaaattatagaggtttaaattggtattatagatttcatcaaagtcaaattagaaatatatcaaaaatctatgtacctagaaaatacttggttaaccctgtaggtaggaacctctactgggttccaaaaacatgtttaatttaacttagcattttcagcaaggaaattaaacgactaatttcattatgaggctttgtctaaggaagtggttgttgctccaataaccaagaaggcctagtgcctcgccacgacctggaagccaagtatcgaaatgaaaagtttaattgactaactgaaaaagcattaatttaatttacctaatgctttaaaagagttattcaatttatataatttataataattttttttgaaattaaatttttttttaattgacttagaaattttctgaaaattgacttagaaattctttttggaaattgacttaaatctttttaaattaacttagatattttttttaacttaggaatttttctatgaatactgtcttagacattttcctttgaaaattgccttagaaatcttttataaaaattcacgttaaaattttctgaatattgacttagaattttttttactaaatattctcttttgaaacattgccttagaaagttttatgaaaattcacttaaattttttttacctt
This region of Zingiber officinale cultivar Zhangliang chromosome 9A, Zo_v1.1, whole genome shotgun sequence genomic DNA includes:
- the LOC122019382 gene encoding flap endonuclease 1-like; the protein is HLQGMFNQIIRLLEAGIEPVYVFDGQPPELKKQELAKRYLKRKDATNDLNITIEIGDLEGIEKYSKRTVKVTKQHNEDCKRLLRLLGVPNIEAPCEAEAQCVALCKSDKVFAIASENMDTLTFGVPRFLHHLIDPSSKKISVMEFDVSKVLEELRLTMDQFIDLRILSGCDYCDNIKGGVIREA